In Archocentrus centrarchus isolate MPI-CPG fArcCen1 chromosome 16, fArcCen1, whole genome shotgun sequence, a single window of DNA contains:
- the cnot3a gene encoding CCR4-NOT transcription complex subunit 3a isoform X1: MADKRKLQGEIDRCLKKVAEGVEQFEDIWQKLHNAANANQKEKYEADLKKEIKKLQRLRDQIKTWVASNEIKDKRQLVENRKLIETQMERFKVVERETKTKAYSKEGLGLAQKVDPAQREKEETGQWLTNTIDTLNMQVDQFESEVESLSVQTRKKKGDKEKQDRIDELKRLIERHRFHIRMLETILRMLDNDSVPVDAIQKIKDDVEYYIDSSQDPDFEENEFLYDDLDLEDIPAALVATSPSGQGNVEDDVYLHSSSTPTSTTSSSPIPPSPATCTAENSEDDKKRGRSTDSEVSQSPVKNGTPSLLSSFSSSTTSGSSSSSSLVSMASVVGGIPAVPTSSSLIGSFSSAVQQHQHQPAQQQQQQNSQPPNQPQQQQQQPPQTKTSAPSNNTPSPPSNPLLPTSTAPSLPTPNTSSSSAPNSQSQSTSGPTSASSLGLGLGLGLSKVGMTGTSSANQMPGLGMSGHPTPLNTMAGLISGSTPAPYAQAAASGGLGLSSTTQSSISVESSTSIPTSGSSGVTTNGAGTGLGLLGSSPAHNSLSGNILGLVPGQSIAPGTSQVPPSSVSSTPGVVGMMGGNGGNVGVVGGVGVNSAPARPPSGLKQNGSTSYSAVVAESSTESALSTPSQSQSSQPSSLSSSTSQPMDNGPSLISSITLPPSSPSPSFSDSTPGGGSLLNGPHSFSQASEGLKAPEPLSSLKAMAERAALGSGLDGEISNLHITDRGRNDIFSGSSAAPGTPAAPQPSVTEVNIPPSLGVCPLGPTPLPKDQLYQQAMQESAWTHMPHPSDSERIRQYLMRNPCPTLPFHHQVPPHHSDSIEFYQRLSTETLFFIFYYLEGTKAQYLSAKALKKQSWRFHTKYMMWFQRHEEPKTITDEFEQGTYIYFDYEKWGQRKKEGFTFEYRYLEDRDLQ, translated from the exons ATGGCTGACAAGAGAAAACTTCAAG GTGAAATCGATAGATGTTTGAAAAAAGTAGCTGAAGGTGTAGAACAGTTTGAAGACATCTGGCAGAAG ctCCACAATGCAGCCAATGCAAATCAGAAGGAAAAATACGAGGCTGACCTCaagaaagagattaaaaaacTTCAG CGATTGAGAGATCAGATAAAAACATGGGTGGCCTCAAACGAAATCAAGGACAAAAGGCAGCTAGTCGAGAACCGCAAACTTATAGAAACG CAAATGGAGCGGTTCAAGGTGGTGGAacgtgaaacaaaaacaaaagcctaCTCTAAAGAAGGCTTGGGGCTTGCTCAGAAAGTGGATCCAGCTCAGAGGGAAAAGGAGGAAACGGGACAGTGGCTAACA AATACAATAGACACTCTAAATATGCAGGTGGATCAGTTTGAAAGTGAGGTGGAATCTCTTTCAGTTCAAACAAGAAAGAAGAAGGGTGATAAAGAG AAGCAAGATCGTATTGATGAGCTCAAGCGTTTGATTGAGCGACATCGATTCCACATTCGAATGTTGGAGACCATTTTACGAATGCTGGACAATGACTCTGTGCCAGTGGATGCAATCCAGAAGATCAAAGATGATGTTGAATATTACATCGATTCTTCCCAAGACCCAGACTTTGAGGAAAACGAGTTCCTctatgatgacttagacctGGAAGACATCC CTGCAGCATTAGTTGCAACTTCTCCGTCAGGCCAGGGCAATGTGGAAGATGATGTGTATCTCCACTCTAGTAGCACTCCCACTTCCACCACCTCTTCTTCACCCATCCCTCCATCCCCAGCCACTTGCACTGCT GAGAACTCAGAGGACGATAAGAAAAGGGGACGATCGACAGACAGTGAAGTTAGTCAG tcaccTGTGAAGAATGGCACCCCATCCTTGctatcttctttctcttcttccacCACCTCTgggtcctcctcatcctcctcccttGTGTCCATGGCGAGTGTTGTGGGAGGGATTCCTGCAGTGCCCACGAGCAGCAGTCTTATAGGAAGCTTTAGCAGTGCAGTGCAGCAACATCAGCATCAACCtgcacaacaacagcagcagcaaaattcTCAGCCACCAAACCAGccgcagcagcaacagcagcagccacctCAGACAAAAACCTCAGCCCCTTCAAACAACACCCCCAGCCCCCCCAGCAACCCACTTCTCCCAACGTCTACTGCCCCCTCTCTCCCTACACCCAACACATCCAGTTCATCAGCTCCCAATTCTCAGTCTCAGTCCACGTCTGGACCCACCTCTGCTTCCAGTTTGGGACTCGGGCTGGGTCTGGGATTGAGCAAAGTTGGCATGACTGGGACAAGCAGTGCCAACCAAATGCCAGGGTTAGGGATGAGTGGTCACCCCACTCCTTTAAACACAATGGCAGGGCTCATTTCGGGTTCAACACCTGCCCCTTACGCTCAGGCAGCAGCATCTGGAGGCTTGGGTTTGAGCAGTACCACTCAGTCAAGCATTTCAGTGGAGAGCAGCACTTCCATACCCACCTCTGGCTCCAGTGGAGTCACCACCAATGGGGCAGGAACAGGGCTTGGTTTGCTGGGTTCCAGTCCAGCCCACAACTCTCTGAGTGGGAATATTTTGGGTCTGGTTCCTGGGCAAAGCATTGCCCCTGGTACCTCTCAGGTTCCCCCAAGTTCTGTCAGCTCTACGCCTGGAGTAGTTGGAATGATGGGAGGCAATGGAGGAAACGTTGGTGTGGTTGGAGGAGTAGGAGTTAATTCTGCTCCTGCTAGACCACCAAGTGGACTGAAGCAAAATGGAAGCACAA GTTACAGTGCTGTAGTGGCAGAGAGTTCCACCGAATCAGCTCTAAGCACACCAAGCCAGTCACAAAGCAGCCAACCATCATCTCTCAGTTCCTCAACCAGTCAGCC GATGGACAATGGGCCCAGTTTAATCAGCTCCATCACCTTGCCTCCCAGTTCTCCGTCCCCCTCGTTCTCAGACAGCACACCTGGTGGAGGGAGTCTTCTCAATGGGCCCCACTCTTTTTCACAGGCCTCTGAGGGCCTAAAG GCACCTGAGCCTCTCAGCTCTCTTAAGGCGATGGCAGAGAGAGCAGCGCTGGGGTCAGGCCTGGATGGCGAGATTTCCAACCTGCATATAACGGACCGAGGTCGTAATG ATATCTTCTCTGGTTCGTCTGCAGCACCTGGCACACCCGCTGCACCTCAGCCGTCCGTGACAGAGGTCAACATCCCCCCATCGCTCGGGGTCTGTCCACTGGGCCCAACCCCTCTCCCCAAAGACCAACTCTACCAGCAGGCGATGCAGGAGTCGGCATGGACACACATGCCCCACCCCTCTGACTCTGAGAGGATCAG GCAATACCTGATGAGGAATCCATGTCCCACCTTGCCCTTCCATCATCAAGTCCCACCTCATCACTCTGACTCCATAGAGTTCTACCAGAGACTGTCCACAGAAactctcttcttcatcttctacTACCTGGAG GGAACCAAGGCTCAGTATCTATCTGCCAAGGCTCTGAAGAAACAATCCTGGAGGTTTCACACCAAGTACATGATGTGGTTCCAGAGGCACGAGGAGCCTAAGACCATCACTGATGAGTTTGAACAG GGCACTTACATTTACTTTGACTATGAAAAATGGGGCCAGAGGAAGAAGGAGGGGTTCACCTTCGAGTACAGGTACCTCGAAGACCGAGACCTGCAGTGA
- the prpf31 gene encoding U4/U6 small nuclear ribonucleoprotein Prp31 has translation MSLADELLADLEEAGDEGEDGLYPEGEEGDSDGEANQGRADGGLEDIPEEMEVDYSKAESVASIAKLRNSKQFSEIMDKISEYIGKQRKNSEVSGPVEADPEYRLIVAANNLTVEIDNELNIIHKFTRDKYSKRFPELESLVPDSLDYIRTVKELGNNLEKCKNNETLQQILTNATIMVVSVTASTTQGSLLSEDELKQLEEACDMALELNQSKHGIYEYVESRMSFIAPNLSIIVGASTAAKIMGIAGGLTNLSKMPACNLMLLGAQRRTLSGFSSTSLLPHTGFIYHCDVVQSLPPDLRRKAARLVASKCTLAARVDSFHESTDGKVGYDLKEEIERKFDKWQEPPPVKQVKPLPAPLDGQRKKRGGRRYRKMKERLGLTEIRKHANRMTFAEIEDDAYQEDLGFSLGQLGKSGSGRVRQAQVNEATKARISKSLQRTLQKQSMTYGGKSTVRDRSSGTSSSVAFTPLQGLEIVNPQAAEKKVAEANQKYFSNMAEFLKVKKEAKM, from the exons AGGCTGGAGATGAGGGGGAGGATGGGCTGTATCCAGAAGGAGAAGAGGGGGACAGTGATGGAGAGGCGAACCAGGGAAGGGCAGACGGAGGGCTGGAAGACATCCCAGAGGAGATGGAGGTGGACTACAGTAAAGCTGAGAGCGTTGCGTCTATTGCAAAGCTCCGCAACAGCAAACAG ttTTCAGAGATAATGGACAAAATTTCTGAATATATTGGGAAGCAGCGTAAGAACTCAGAgg TCTCAGGCCCAGTCGAGGCTGACCCAGAATACAGACTGATTGTAGCAGCTAATAACCTCACAGTGGAAATCGACAACGAGCTCA ATATCATCCACAAGTTTACCAGGGACAAATACTCCAAGAGGTTTCCAGAGCTGGAGTCACTGGTGCCAGATTCTTTGGATTACATCCGTACAGTCAAG GAGCTGGGAAACAATCTggagaaatgcaaaaacaatgAAACGCTTCAGCAAATCCTCACCAACGCCACCATTATGGTTGTCAGTGTCACAGCTTCAACCACACAGGG GTCATTGCTGAGTGAGGACGAACTGAAGCAGCTGGAGGAAGCATGTGACATGGCCCTGGAGCTGAACCAGTCTAAACACGGGATTTATGAATATGTAGAATCCAGAATGTCGTTCATTGCACCAAACCTGTCCATCATTGTTGGAGCATCAACAGCAGCAAAGATCATGG GTATCGCCGGAGGCCTCACTAACCTGTCAAAGATGCCGGCCTGTAACCTGATGCTGCTGGGAGCACAGAGGAGAACACTCTCTGGCTTCAGCAGCACCTCCCTGCTGCCTCACACAGGCTTCATCTACCACTGTGATGTTGTGCAGTCATTGCCACCT gACCTCAGGAGGAAGGCAGCTCGTCTGGTGGCTTCAAAATGCACTCTGGCTGCAAGAGTGGACAGTTTCCATGAGAGTACAGATGGCAAG GTTGGCTATGATCTAAAAGAAGAAATAGAAAGAAAGTTTGATAAATGGCAGGAACCTCCGCCCGTGAAGCAGGTCAAACCACTGCCAGCCCCGCTGGATgggcagaggaagaagagaggaggacgGAG GTACCGAAAGATGAAAGAGCGTCTCGGGCTGACTGAGATCAGGAAACATGCCAACAGGATGACATTTGCAGAG ATCGAAGATGATGCGTATCAGGAGGATCTGGGTTTCAGTCTGGGTCAGCTGGGGAAGAGCGGCAGTGGCAGAGTCAGGCAGGCTCAGGTCAACGAGGCAACCAAAGCCAGGATCTCCAAATCCCTCCAG AGGACGCTGCAGAAGCAGAGCATGACATATGGAGGAAAGTCCACAGTCAGAGATCGTTCTTCAGGAACCAGCTCCAGTGTCGCGTTCACGCCCCTTCAG GGGCTGGAGATTGTGAACCCGCAGGCTGCAGAGAAGAAGGTGGCTGAAGCCAACCAGAAATATTTCTCTAACATGGCAGAATTCCTCAAAGTCAAGAAGGAAGCTAAGATGTGA
- the tfpt gene encoding TCF3 fusion partner has protein sequence MMEDFSGLALPPLFGGHILEAELEPGGVELGPGEVELGPGGTELLESTTQEDEDKRALDKRKYLALSRRCKEIEQVNQKILGRLHQVQRITRRLKKERRFLMKTLDAHGDDYRNAQLTILLEDEPVAHLDPPAGAEDEKLNGVSGSIPSAASHHAAGPKKKRHRIPRQEKDKEPQTDLDMSALAETQFGEMSSPTSLSH, from the exons ATGATGGAGGATTTCTCTGGTTTGGCTCTGCCTCCTCTATTTGGAGGTCACATCCTGGAGGCAGAACTGGAGCCTGGCGGTGTGGAGCTGGGACCAGGAGAG GTGGAGCTGGGCCCAGGAGGCACAGAGTTGCTTGAGAGCACAACACAAGAAGATGAAGACAAAAGAGCTCTTGATAAAAGGAAATATCTGGCTCTGAGCAGGAGATGTAAAGAAATCGAACAG GTAAATCAGAAGATCCTGGGTCGCCTTCACCAAGTACAAAGAATTACACGACGTTTGAAGAAGGAACGGAG ATTCCTCATGAAGACCTTAGATGCTCATGGGGATGACTACAGAAATGCCCAGCTCACTATACTACTTGAG GATGAGCCTGTAGcccatttggatcctcctgctggaGCAGAGGATGAAAAGCTCAACGGTGTTTCGGGTTCCATTCCATCTGCAGCATCACATCATGCAGCTGGaccaaagaaaaagagacatCGAATTCCTCGACAAGAAAAGGATAAAGAGCCACAG ACTGATCTAGACATGTCAGCATTGGCAGAGACACAGTTTGGAGAAATGTCCAGCCCGACCTCACTGTCTCATTGA
- the cnot3a gene encoding CCR4-NOT transcription complex subunit 3a isoform X2 has protein sequence MADKRKLQGEIDRCLKKVAEGVEQFEDIWQKLHNAANANQKEKYEADLKKEIKKLQRLRDQIKTWVASNEIKDKRQLVENRKLIETQMERFKVVERETKTKAYSKEGLGLAQKVDPAQREKEETGQWLTNTIDTLNMQVDQFESEVESLSVQTRKKKGDKEKQDRIDELKRLIERHRFHIRMLETILRMLDNDSVPVDAIQKIKDDVEYYIDSSQDPDFEENEFLYDDLDLEDIPAALVATSPSGQGNVEDDVYLHSSSTPTSTTSSSPIPPSPATCTASPVKNGTPSLLSSFSSSTTSGSSSSSSLVSMASVVGGIPAVPTSSSLIGSFSSAVQQHQHQPAQQQQQQNSQPPNQPQQQQQQPPQTKTSAPSNNTPSPPSNPLLPTSTAPSLPTPNTSSSSAPNSQSQSTSGPTSASSLGLGLGLGLSKVGMTGTSSANQMPGLGMSGHPTPLNTMAGLISGSTPAPYAQAAASGGLGLSSTTQSSISVESSTSIPTSGSSGVTTNGAGTGLGLLGSSPAHNSLSGNILGLVPGQSIAPGTSQVPPSSVSSTPGVVGMMGGNGGNVGVVGGVGVNSAPARPPSGLKQNGSTSYSAVVAESSTESALSTPSQSQSSQPSSLSSSTSQPMDNGPSLISSITLPPSSPSPSFSDSTPGGGSLLNGPHSFSQASEGLKAPEPLSSLKAMAERAALGSGLDGEISNLHITDRGRNDIFSGSSAAPGTPAAPQPSVTEVNIPPSLGVCPLGPTPLPKDQLYQQAMQESAWTHMPHPSDSERIRQYLMRNPCPTLPFHHQVPPHHSDSIEFYQRLSTETLFFIFYYLEGTKAQYLSAKALKKQSWRFHTKYMMWFQRHEEPKTITDEFEQGTYIYFDYEKWGQRKKEGFTFEYRYLEDRDLQ, from the exons ATGGCTGACAAGAGAAAACTTCAAG GTGAAATCGATAGATGTTTGAAAAAAGTAGCTGAAGGTGTAGAACAGTTTGAAGACATCTGGCAGAAG ctCCACAATGCAGCCAATGCAAATCAGAAGGAAAAATACGAGGCTGACCTCaagaaagagattaaaaaacTTCAG CGATTGAGAGATCAGATAAAAACATGGGTGGCCTCAAACGAAATCAAGGACAAAAGGCAGCTAGTCGAGAACCGCAAACTTATAGAAACG CAAATGGAGCGGTTCAAGGTGGTGGAacgtgaaacaaaaacaaaagcctaCTCTAAAGAAGGCTTGGGGCTTGCTCAGAAAGTGGATCCAGCTCAGAGGGAAAAGGAGGAAACGGGACAGTGGCTAACA AATACAATAGACACTCTAAATATGCAGGTGGATCAGTTTGAAAGTGAGGTGGAATCTCTTTCAGTTCAAACAAGAAAGAAGAAGGGTGATAAAGAG AAGCAAGATCGTATTGATGAGCTCAAGCGTTTGATTGAGCGACATCGATTCCACATTCGAATGTTGGAGACCATTTTACGAATGCTGGACAATGACTCTGTGCCAGTGGATGCAATCCAGAAGATCAAAGATGATGTTGAATATTACATCGATTCTTCCCAAGACCCAGACTTTGAGGAAAACGAGTTCCTctatgatgacttagacctGGAAGACATCC CTGCAGCATTAGTTGCAACTTCTCCGTCAGGCCAGGGCAATGTGGAAGATGATGTGTATCTCCACTCTAGTAGCACTCCCACTTCCACCACCTCTTCTTCACCCATCCCTCCATCCCCAGCCACTTGCACTGCT tcaccTGTGAAGAATGGCACCCCATCCTTGctatcttctttctcttcttccacCACCTCTgggtcctcctcatcctcctcccttGTGTCCATGGCGAGTGTTGTGGGAGGGATTCCTGCAGTGCCCACGAGCAGCAGTCTTATAGGAAGCTTTAGCAGTGCAGTGCAGCAACATCAGCATCAACCtgcacaacaacagcagcagcaaaattcTCAGCCACCAAACCAGccgcagcagcaacagcagcagccacctCAGACAAAAACCTCAGCCCCTTCAAACAACACCCCCAGCCCCCCCAGCAACCCACTTCTCCCAACGTCTACTGCCCCCTCTCTCCCTACACCCAACACATCCAGTTCATCAGCTCCCAATTCTCAGTCTCAGTCCACGTCTGGACCCACCTCTGCTTCCAGTTTGGGACTCGGGCTGGGTCTGGGATTGAGCAAAGTTGGCATGACTGGGACAAGCAGTGCCAACCAAATGCCAGGGTTAGGGATGAGTGGTCACCCCACTCCTTTAAACACAATGGCAGGGCTCATTTCGGGTTCAACACCTGCCCCTTACGCTCAGGCAGCAGCATCTGGAGGCTTGGGTTTGAGCAGTACCACTCAGTCAAGCATTTCAGTGGAGAGCAGCACTTCCATACCCACCTCTGGCTCCAGTGGAGTCACCACCAATGGGGCAGGAACAGGGCTTGGTTTGCTGGGTTCCAGTCCAGCCCACAACTCTCTGAGTGGGAATATTTTGGGTCTGGTTCCTGGGCAAAGCATTGCCCCTGGTACCTCTCAGGTTCCCCCAAGTTCTGTCAGCTCTACGCCTGGAGTAGTTGGAATGATGGGAGGCAATGGAGGAAACGTTGGTGTGGTTGGAGGAGTAGGAGTTAATTCTGCTCCTGCTAGACCACCAAGTGGACTGAAGCAAAATGGAAGCACAA GTTACAGTGCTGTAGTGGCAGAGAGTTCCACCGAATCAGCTCTAAGCACACCAAGCCAGTCACAAAGCAGCCAACCATCATCTCTCAGTTCCTCAACCAGTCAGCC GATGGACAATGGGCCCAGTTTAATCAGCTCCATCACCTTGCCTCCCAGTTCTCCGTCCCCCTCGTTCTCAGACAGCACACCTGGTGGAGGGAGTCTTCTCAATGGGCCCCACTCTTTTTCACAGGCCTCTGAGGGCCTAAAG GCACCTGAGCCTCTCAGCTCTCTTAAGGCGATGGCAGAGAGAGCAGCGCTGGGGTCAGGCCTGGATGGCGAGATTTCCAACCTGCATATAACGGACCGAGGTCGTAATG ATATCTTCTCTGGTTCGTCTGCAGCACCTGGCACACCCGCTGCACCTCAGCCGTCCGTGACAGAGGTCAACATCCCCCCATCGCTCGGGGTCTGTCCACTGGGCCCAACCCCTCTCCCCAAAGACCAACTCTACCAGCAGGCGATGCAGGAGTCGGCATGGACACACATGCCCCACCCCTCTGACTCTGAGAGGATCAG GCAATACCTGATGAGGAATCCATGTCCCACCTTGCCCTTCCATCATCAAGTCCCACCTCATCACTCTGACTCCATAGAGTTCTACCAGAGACTGTCCACAGAAactctcttcttcatcttctacTACCTGGAG GGAACCAAGGCTCAGTATCTATCTGCCAAGGCTCTGAAGAAACAATCCTGGAGGTTTCACACCAAGTACATGATGTGGTTCCAGAGGCACGAGGAGCCTAAGACCATCACTGATGAGTTTGAACAG GGCACTTACATTTACTTTGACTATGAAAAATGGGGCCAGAGGAAGAAGGAGGGGTTCACCTTCGAGTACAGGTACCTCGAAGACCGAGACCTGCAGTGA
- the ndufa3 gene encoding NADH dehydrogenase [ubiquinone] 1 alpha subcomplex subunit 3, with amino-acid sequence MSPRSVETTPDNMAGIGAFLRNAWNKEPVIVVSCGIALLGAIIPFISPLTKYTTMMNAAVPYTYPVPVRDDGNMPDIPAHPCDPQGRNLDWIKKL; translated from the exons ATGAGCCCTCGCTCGGTGGAAACGACACCAGACAATATGGCGG GAATCGGAGCGTTCCTGAGGAATGCCTGGAACAAGGAGCCGGTTATCGTAGTTTCTTGTGGGATTGCACTGCTTG GTGCCATTATTCCGTTCATCAGCCCACTTACAAAATATACCACAATGATGAATGCAGCTGTGCCATACACCTACCCAG TTCCTGTGCGAGATGATGGAAACATGCCTGACATTCCCGCCCATCCATGTGACCCACAAGGAAGAAACTTGGATTGGATTAAGAAGCTATAA